In the genome of Pirellulales bacterium, one region contains:
- a CDS encoding Gfo/Idh/MocA family oxidoreductase: MINVGIIGMGMMGRTHFEAYQLLPNVQVTMICDRNPQRASGNMVGTEGNVLGAGIQRLDMTNITGTTQMADVFNNPELQLIDICTATPTHPELVAAALATGKHVLCEKPLARTAAAARQMVAAAAASPGLFMTAMCLRFWPEWAWLKHAITANRYGRVRSATFRRVTSMPAGWYSKGELSGGALLDLHIHDTDFVYYLFGRPAGVFSRGYSKTSGAVDHLVTQYLYPAGSGPELVVAEGSWSLAPGFGFEMAYTVNCEEATLDYRLGRTPALQVSQNGVLQPIHLPEETGYLCELRYFVDCIHAGERPTVVTLEDPVQCLEILEAEEASVASGQIVSL; the protein is encoded by the coding sequence ATGATCAACGTCGGCATTATCGGTATGGGCATGATGGGCCGCACGCACTTTGAGGCGTACCAACTGCTGCCCAATGTCCAGGTCACCATGATCTGCGACCGCAATCCCCAGCGGGCCAGCGGCAATATGGTCGGGACCGAGGGGAACGTCCTGGGGGCGGGGATACAGCGGTTGGACATGACCAACATCACCGGGACCACCCAGATGGCGGATGTGTTCAATAACCCCGAACTGCAACTGATTGATATTTGCACCGCCACGCCCACGCATCCCGAGTTGGTGGCGGCGGCACTGGCGACCGGAAAGCACGTATTGTGTGAAAAACCGCTCGCCCGCACAGCGGCGGCGGCGCGGCAAATGGTGGCGGCGGCCGCGGCCAGTCCGGGGCTGTTTATGACGGCGATGTGCCTGCGGTTTTGGCCGGAATGGGCGTGGCTAAAACATGCCATCACGGCCAATCGCTATGGCCGGGTGCGCAGCGCCACGTTTCGACGGGTGACCAGCATGCCCGCGGGTTGGTACAGCAAGGGAGAGCTTTCCGGCGGGGCGCTGTTGGATTTGCACATTCATGACACCGATTTTGTGTATTATCTGTTTGGCAGGCCGGCGGGCGTGTTTAGCCGGGGGTATAGCAAAACCAGCGGCGCGGTGGATCATTTGGTGACACAGTATCTCTATCCGGCGGGAAGCGGCCCGGAACTGGTCGTGGCGGAGGGGTCCTGGTCGCTGGCACCGGGGTTCGGCTTTGAAATGGCGTACACCGTTAATTGCGAGGAGGCCACCTTGGATTATCGCCTGGGTCGTACACCCGCGCTGCAGGTCAGCCAAAATGGGGTTTTGCAGCCGATTCATTTGCCGGAGGAAACCGGTTATTTGTGCGAATTGCGGTATTTTGTGGATTGTATCCACGCAGGGGAGCGACCGACGGTGGTAACACTAGAGGATCCAGTGCAGTGCCTGGAAATTCTCGAAGCGGAAGAAGCGAGCGTGGCCAGCGGGCAGATCGTCTCTTTATGA
- a CDS encoding ABC transporter ATP-binding protein yields MVASREQPMIEALGLSKFYGDFAATRDVSFTLNRGEVVAFLGPNGAGKSTTMKLLTGYLSPSTGTAKIAGYDMATERLAGARHLGYLPENGPLYPDMTPRTLLEFFADARGLDSSYKAARIAAVIEQCDLKAVIGKSISKLSKGYRQRVGMAQALLHEPDVLILDEPTAGLDPNQIREVREAIRRLGQNKTILLSTHILQEVEAIANRVIFIAEGRKMFDGPVEELKASGQSLDDQFLSLTRAAQNWTKGPNPLAGARA; encoded by the coding sequence ATGGTCGCCAGCCGCGAACAACCAATGATCGAAGCCCTGGGGCTCTCCAAATTTTATGGGGATTTTGCGGCGACGCGGGACGTCAGCTTTACGCTCAATCGAGGAGAGGTGGTGGCATTTTTAGGGCCGAATGGCGCCGGAAAAAGCACCACCATGAAGCTGCTGACCGGTTACCTAAGCCCCTCCACCGGCACGGCCAAAATCGCCGGTTATGACATGGCGACCGAACGCCTGGCCGGTGCCCGGCATTTGGGCTACCTCCCCGAAAACGGCCCCCTCTATCCCGACATGACCCCCCGGACGCTGCTCGAGTTTTTTGCCGACGCGCGGGGGCTGGACAGCTCTTACAAGGCTGCCCGCATCGCCGCCGTCATCGAGCAATGCGACTTAAAGGCGGTCATCGGCAAATCAATCTCCAAATTATCCAAAGGGTACCGCCAGCGCGTGGGCATGGCGCAGGCGCTCTTGCACGAACCGGATGTGCTAATACTAGACGAGCCAACGGCGGGCCTGGATCCCAACCAAATCCGCGAAGTGCGCGAGGCCATCCGCCGTCTGGGCCAGAACAAAACGATTTTGCTGTCAACGCATATTTTGCAAGAGGTGGAGGCGATTGCCAATCGCGTGATCTTTATCGCCGAGGGGCGGAAAATGTTCGATGGCCCGGTCGAAGAGCTCAAAGCCAGCGGCCAGAGCCTGGATGATCAGTTTTTGTCGCTGACCCGCGCCGCGCAAAACTGGACCAAGGGGCCAAATCCCCTGGCCGGGGCGCGGGCCTAG
- a CDS encoding ROK family protein: MLLELRQKEILRLIWRESRLSRWELHERTGVNPNAIGSEAAALLQLGILKEGSPESVGQGRPRIPLEIDMATRHVLGLSFGQGQVELARLNLRGQMLGKSQVQATDLPQEALQTAARLLRQTVKDQTLAIGISSRGFLDQANKSILFSALNRTPHPLNLEGIFTAAAGKPIVFENDMHALAVRWLLTHLAEEREDVLLVYAGDGRLGAAMLIDGRPNRGCLSGANELGHTRLPVETEPCYCGHIGCLERICSSAFLTANQPASGANGQAAHNKEWESANETTSQSALFDRAAQYSPTDERMRQMLRLLAMGIANAVNFMRPNRLVLVSELTRYAAFSDELMREIRANLLYQLVNHIRIDAWDQPGAVSAESAGWLALAGLYQAGWNPL, translated from the coding sequence ATGCTGCTGGAATTACGCCAAAAAGAAATTTTACGCTTAATTTGGCGCGAAAGCCGCCTCAGCCGCTGGGAACTGCACGAACGGACCGGCGTGAATCCCAACGCCATCGGCAGCGAAGCGGCGGCCCTATTGCAATTGGGCATTCTCAAGGAAGGCTCCCCCGAATCAGTCGGCCAGGGGCGGCCCCGCATTCCATTAGAAATTGACATGGCCACCCGCCACGTGCTGGGCCTGTCGTTTGGCCAGGGGCAGGTGGAACTGGCCAGGTTAAATTTACGGGGCCAGATGCTGGGAAAATCGCAGGTCCAGGCGACGGACTTGCCACAGGAAGCCCTGCAAACCGCGGCCCGGCTGCTACGACAGACGGTCAAGGACCAAACCTTGGCCATAGGCATCAGTTCCCGGGGTTTTTTAGACCAGGCGAACAAATCGATTCTCTTTAGCGCGCTCAACCGAACGCCGCATCCTTTGAATTTAGAGGGGATTTTTACGGCCGCGGCGGGCAAACCAATCGTCTTTGAAAATGACATGCACGCCTTGGCGGTGCGGTGGTTGCTCACGCATTTGGCCGAAGAGCGAGAAGACGTGCTGTTGGTCTATGCCGGGGATGGACGTTTGGGGGCGGCCATGTTGATTGACGGTCGCCCCAACCGCGGTTGTCTATCCGGTGCGAACGAGCTGGGACATACCCGACTGCCGGTCGAGACCGAGCCTTGTTACTGCGGTCATATCGGCTGCCTTGAGCGTATCTGTAGTTCGGCGTTTTTGACGGCAAACCAGCCTGCCAGCGGCGCCAATGGCCAAGCGGCGCATAACAAAGAATGGGAATCGGCGAACGAAACCACGTCGCAAAGCGCGCTGTTTGACCGGGCGGCGCAGTATTCGCCGACGGACGAACGGATGCGGCAGATGCTGCGGCTGTTGGCCATGGGCATCGCCAATGCGGTCAACTTTATGCGGCCCAATCGGCTGGTTTTGGTAAGCGAGCTTACCCGGTATGCGGCGTTTTCGGATGAGTTAATGCGCGAGATACGGGCGAACTTACTCTATCAATTGGTCAATCACATCCGGATCGACGCGTGGGACCAGCCCGGGGCGGTGTCGGCGGAAAGCGCCGGCTGGCTGGCCCTAGCGGGGTTGTACCAGGCGGGTTGGAATCCGTTATGA
- a CDS encoding arylsulfatase: protein MRHKILQCTTFVGVCVVLGVITAWFQGMPPRQAVAQLPAKSRPAVTSEKSTTEPGQSSKFVPQTTGQPGAPNATTTISGQQLPAPPAPFGGVIEKNAAQSKPYWPSRIVPPAEAPNVLLIMTDDVGYGAPSTFGGVIPTPALDRIAKNGLRYTCFHSTALCSPSRAALITGRNHHSVGYGVIAEQATGFPGYNSIITRDQATVGKILKDNGYRTSWFGKNHNTPSFQATAIGPFDQWPIGMGFEYFYGFMGGDTNQWQPANLARNTTYIYPFKDNPNFNLITAMADDAISYMNQINTLTPEQPFFVYYVPGGTHAPHHPTQEWIKKAQDLHLFDDGWNELRERIFANQKKLGVIPQNAKLTPWPKDLLKDWDQCTEAEKKMYLRQVEVYAAYLMYTDHEIGRVIQAVEDMGKLDNTLIIYISGDNGSSAEGTLFGTPNEVAMFNGVQVPIELQLARFYNVWGSDQTYNHMTVPWTWAFCTPFSWTKQVASHFGGTRQGMAISWPKVIKDKGGLRHQFHHFIDIVPTILEAAGISQPQVVDGIPQRPIQGVSMLYTFDQKNADAPSARKTQYFEMMGDHAIYHDGWIASTKVMRPPWVVMGGVGSNPAEYPWELYDLRSDWTQSNDLAQKHPEKVQELQAIFWQEAQKYNVLPLDSTVATRLITPRPSITAGRNVFTWKRPLTGTPNGDAPSILNSSYKFVAEIEVPENGASGVLITQGGRFGGYGFYLLEGKPVFTWNLVDLMRVKWEGKESLAPGKHTLEFDFKYDGLGMETLAFNSLSGVGRGGFGTLKVDGNVVAEHAMERTIPLILQWDENLDVGSDTGTPVDDSDYKVPFAFTGKLLDITLTINRPVLTPADIRQLEEAAKQAAEGK from the coding sequence ATGAGACACAAGATATTACAATGCACGACATTCGTGGGAGTCTGTGTGGTGCTGGGCGTGATCACCGCTTGGTTTCAGGGAATGCCCCCACGACAGGCTGTTGCGCAACTGCCGGCTAAATCGCGCCCCGCCGTGACTTCCGAAAAGTCCACAACGGAGCCTGGTCAATCCTCTAAGTTTGTGCCGCAAACAACCGGACAACCGGGCGCGCCTAACGCCACGACCACAATCTCTGGCCAACAGTTGCCCGCGCCCCCCGCCCCGTTTGGAGGTGTGATCGAAAAGAATGCCGCCCAGTCAAAGCCCTACTGGCCTTCGCGTATTGTTCCACCGGCGGAAGCTCCCAATGTGCTCTTAATTATGACGGATGACGTGGGATACGGCGCACCCAGCACATTTGGGGGAGTCATTCCCACACCTGCATTGGACCGCATCGCCAAGAACGGCTTGCGTTATACTTGTTTTCATTCCACGGCGTTGTGCTCTCCTTCGCGCGCCGCGCTGATCACCGGCCGCAATCACCATTCCGTCGGATATGGTGTCATTGCGGAGCAAGCAACGGGTTTTCCGGGATACAACAGCATTATCACGCGGGATCAGGCTACCGTCGGCAAAATTTTAAAGGATAACGGTTACCGTACTTCCTGGTTCGGCAAGAACCACAACACACCTTCATTTCAAGCGACCGCTATTGGGCCATTTGATCAATGGCCAATTGGCATGGGCTTTGAATATTTCTATGGCTTTATGGGGGGGGATACCAACCAGTGGCAACCGGCCAATCTGGCCCGCAATACGACCTACATTTATCCATTCAAAGATAATCCAAACTTCAATTTGATAACCGCGATGGCTGACGACGCTATTAGCTATATGAACCAGATAAACACGCTAACGCCAGAGCAACCATTTTTTGTGTATTACGTACCGGGCGGAACGCATGCCCCCCACCATCCCACCCAGGAATGGATCAAAAAAGCCCAAGACCTGCACTTGTTTGACGACGGCTGGAACGAACTGCGGGAACGGATCTTCGCCAACCAGAAAAAACTGGGAGTCATTCCACAAAATGCCAAACTCACCCCCTGGCCCAAAGATCTGCTCAAAGATTGGGACCAGTGCACGGAAGCCGAAAAGAAAATGTATCTGCGGCAAGTGGAAGTGTATGCCGCCTATTTAATGTACACCGACCACGAAATCGGCCGTGTGATCCAAGCTGTCGAGGACATGGGAAAATTGGATAACACCCTGATCATTTATATCAGCGGGGATAATGGTAGCAGTGCGGAGGGGACACTCTTTGGCACGCCTAATGAAGTGGCCATGTTTAATGGCGTGCAGGTGCCCATTGAATTGCAATTAGCGCGGTTTTACAACGTGTGGGGGTCGGACCAAACATACAACCACATGACCGTGCCGTGGACTTGGGCGTTTTGCACGCCTTTTTCTTGGACAAAGCAGGTTGCTTCGCACTTTGGCGGGACACGGCAAGGAATGGCTATTTCTTGGCCCAAAGTAATCAAGGACAAAGGGGGCCTGCGTCATCAATTTCATCACTTTATCGACATTGTTCCCACTATTTTGGAGGCGGCGGGCATTTCCCAACCGCAAGTTGTGGACGGCATTCCCCAGCGGCCGATCCAAGGTGTCAGCATGCTGTACACCTTTGACCAGAAAAACGCCGACGCCCCGTCCGCGCGAAAAACGCAGTACTTTGAAATGATGGGGGACCACGCGATTTACCATGATGGCTGGATCGCCAGCACCAAGGTCATGCGTCCACCATGGGTGGTCATGGGAGGCGTGGGCTCCAATCCAGCAGAGTATCCCTGGGAATTGTATGACCTGCGAAGTGACTGGACACAGTCAAACGACCTTGCCCAGAAGCACCCGGAAAAAGTACAAGAACTACAAGCGATTTTTTGGCAAGAAGCGCAAAAGTACAATGTTCTCCCGCTAGATTCCACGGTGGCCACGCGCTTAATAACCCCGCGCCCCAGCATCACCGCTGGCCGTAATGTCTTTACTTGGAAACGTCCCCTCACGGGAACTCCCAATGGTGACGCCCCCAGTATTCTTAACTCGTCCTATAAATTTGTGGCCGAGATCGAAGTGCCCGAAAATGGGGCTTCCGGCGTCCTCATCACCCAAGGGGGCCGGTTTGGCGGTTACGGATTTTATCTGCTGGAAGGTAAACCTGTCTTTACCTGGAATTTGGTCGATTTAATGCGGGTAAAGTGGGAAGGTAAAGAATCGCTCGCGCCAGGAAAGCACACGCTGGAATTCGACTTTAAATATGATGGCCTGGGTATGGAGACCTTGGCGTTTAATAGTTTGAGCGGGGTGGGACGCGGCGGCTTCGGCACCTTGAAGGTGGACGGCAATGTCGTGGCCGAACATGCCATGGAACGAACAATACCACTCATCCTGCAATGGGACGAAAATCTCGATGTTGGCTCCGACACCGGCACCCCCGTGGACGACTCGGATTACAAAGTGCCATTTGCCTTTACTGGAAAGCTTCTCGATATCACACTGACGATCAATCGTCCGGTGCTAACACCGGCGGATATCCGTCAATTGGAGGAAGCCGCTAAACAGGCAGCAGAAGGTAAATAG
- the nagB gene encoding glucosamine-6-phosphate deaminase: protein MSQLPLATERIPVQVFPQSTAVNRAVAAEIAQLIRERAQAGRQCVLGLATGSTPTGVYAELIMLHQTEGLSFKNVITFNLDEYYPMQPLELQSYVRFMREHLFDHVDILPENVHIPDGTLPREGVNEFCLDYERQITAAGGIDIQILGIGRTGHIGFNEPGSGRDSRTRMITLDGVTRLDAASDFFGEQYVPRRAITMGVGTILAARRVILIAFGEHKAPIVATAVEQPITDAVAASFLQLHPNATLMLDEAAAAELARVKTPWRFGVVEWSPTMIRRAVIWLARLLNKPILKLTDEDYNEHALQDLLADHGPAYRINIDVFRTLQETITGWPGGKPDEKKRPGDIRRKTDTIFPKRCLIFSPHPDDDVISMGGTLIRLVDQGHEVHIAYQTSGNIAVFDADALRFVDFSLEFNRLFHISPEHTQRIERHIEEFLRNKQPGQVDSPEVQQIKGMIRRGEARAASRDCRVPMDNLHFLDMPFYETGKVKKKPLGEEDILITQRLLEQIKPHQIYAAGDLTDPHGTHRVCLAAVLAAVERVRDQEWFSQCEVWLYRGAWQEWEPEKIEMAVPISPEELLRKRTAIFKHQSQKDRAMFPGSDSREFWQRAEDRNRATARLYDQLGLAEYEAIEGFVRWRG, encoded by the coding sequence ATGTCCCAACTTCCCCTGGCCACCGAACGCATTCCCGTTCAGGTTTTTCCACAATCCACCGCCGTCAACCGCGCCGTGGCCGCGGAAATTGCCCAATTAATCCGGGAACGTGCCCAGGCGGGACGACAATGCGTCCTAGGTTTGGCCACGGGTTCCACGCCGACGGGCGTCTATGCCGAGTTGATCATGCTGCACCAGACAGAGGGGCTAAGCTTTAAAAATGTCATCACATTCAACCTGGATGAATATTACCCAATGCAGCCGCTGGAACTGCAAAGCTATGTCCGGTTCATGCGGGAACATTTGTTCGACCATGTGGATATATTACCGGAAAACGTGCATATCCCCGATGGGACCCTCCCGCGCGAGGGGGTCAACGAATTTTGCCTCGACTACGAACGCCAGATTACCGCGGCGGGGGGGATCGACATTCAAATCCTGGGGATTGGCCGGACGGGGCATATCGGCTTTAACGAGCCAGGCTCGGGCCGCGACAGCCGCACCCGCATGATCACGCTGGACGGAGTCACGCGGTTGGACGCCGCCAGCGACTTCTTTGGCGAACAGTACGTCCCCCGCCGGGCCATCACCATGGGCGTGGGGACAATTTTAGCCGCGCGGCGGGTCATCTTGATCGCCTTTGGGGAACACAAAGCGCCGATTGTCGCCACGGCGGTCGAACAACCGATCACCGATGCCGTGGCGGCCAGCTTCTTACAGCTCCACCCTAACGCCACGCTGATGCTGGACGAAGCGGCCGCGGCGGAACTAGCGCGGGTTAAAACCCCCTGGCGGTTTGGCGTGGTCGAATGGTCCCCCACCATGATCCGCCGGGCGGTCATTTGGCTAGCTCGATTGCTAAACAAGCCTATCCTTAAACTGACCGACGAGGATTACAACGAACACGCCCTGCAGGACCTGCTCGCGGATCATGGGCCGGCCTACCGGATCAATATCGATGTCTTTCGCACCCTGCAAGAAACCATCACCGGCTGGCCCGGCGGCAAACCCGACGAAAAGAAGCGGCCGGGGGATATTCGCCGCAAAACCGACACCATTTTTCCCAAACGTTGTTTGATCTTTTCTCCCCATCCCGATGACGACGTCATTAGCATGGGGGGGACGCTGATTCGGCTGGTTGATCAGGGACACGAGGTGCATATCGCTTATCAAACGTCGGGCAATATCGCGGTCTTTGACGCCGACGCCCTGCGATTTGTCGATTTTTCCTTGGAATTTAATCGCCTGTTTCATATCTCCCCCGAACATACCCAAAGGATTGAACGGCATATTGAGGAATTTCTGCGTAATAAGCAGCCCGGCCAAGTGGACAGCCCCGAAGTCCAGCAAATCAAAGGGATGATCCGCCGGGGAGAAGCCCGCGCCGCCAGCCGCGATTGCCGCGTCCCGATGGACAATCTGCACTTTTTGGACATGCCCTTTTATGAAACGGGCAAGGTCAAAAAGAAACCGTTGGGTGAGGAAGACATTCTGATAACCCAGCGTCTGCTGGAGCAAATCAAACCGCACCAGATTTACGCGGCGGGGGATCTGACCGACCCGCACGGGACGCACCGGGTTTGCCTGGCGGCGGTGCTGGCAGCGGTCGAGCGGGTGCGCGATCAAGAATGGTTTAGCCAGTGCGAAGTTTGGTTGTACCGCGGCGCCTGGCAGGAATGGGAACCGGAAAAAATTGAAATGGCGGTTCCCATTAGCCCCGAGGAACTGCTGCGCAAGCGGACCGCGATCTTTAAGCATCAATCACAAAAGGACCGGGCCATGTTTCCTGGCAGCGATAGCCGCGAATTTTGGCAGCGGGCCGAAGACCGCAACCGCGCCACCGCCCGCCTGTACGACCAACTAGGCCTAGCGGAATACGAGGCGATCGAGGGGTTTGTGCGCTGGCGCGGCTAA
- a CDS encoding sodium:proton antiporter, giving the protein MQLFGIGARGCWSFGLGVLAIFAFPAGAWAAEAAGHAKEVGADLPLWSVAPFAILLGCIAILPLTAGHWWEANRNKGIIVAILGVPIAIYLATQFATGYHHSGGELLQEALLEYITFLILLGALFVISGGIYIQGSLDGTPIVNTALLGIGALLASVIGTTGASMVLIRPLIRANAPRQNMVHVVVFFIFIVSNAGGLLTPIGDPPLFLGFMKGVPFFWTLEHLWPQWLMVNVILLVVFNIWDQIALNREEAAREGSQLERLMDNEPLRIIGLHNVLFLLGIVGVIIAKGSGLLGKGFGPQEGLMALIAVAAYLVTSPVIRQKNNFGFGPIIEVAVLFAGIFITMIPALQILGVRGGELGLDQPWEFFWASGILSSFLDNAPTYLTFAAAASGMLHVDVNQPGYLAELLKTAQGPALLMAISCGSVLMGANTYIGNGPNFMVKAIAEENGVRMPSFFGYMAYSVGILIPIFVVVTVVFFW; this is encoded by the coding sequence ATGCAACTGTTTGGCATCGGGGCGCGGGGTTGTTGGTCTTTTGGGCTGGGTGTATTGGCTATCTTTGCATTTCCCGCGGGGGCCTGGGCCGCCGAAGCGGCGGGACATGCCAAAGAGGTCGGCGCGGATCTGCCACTTTGGAGCGTCGCCCCCTTTGCCATCCTGTTGGGCTGTATTGCCATTCTCCCCTTGACGGCGGGCCATTGGTGGGAAGCCAACCGCAACAAAGGGATCATCGTGGCAATCCTGGGCGTTCCTATCGCTATCTATCTGGCCACCCAATTTGCCACTGGTTACCACCATTCGGGGGGAGAGCTGCTGCAAGAGGCCCTGCTGGAATATATTACGTTTTTGATTTTGTTGGGGGCGCTTTTTGTCATTAGCGGCGGGATCTACATCCAGGGATCGCTGGACGGCACGCCAATTGTCAATACCGCGCTCTTGGGCATAGGCGCGCTGCTCGCCAGTGTGATCGGCACCACGGGGGCCTCGATGGTTCTCATCCGGCCCCTCATTCGCGCGAACGCACCGCGGCAAAACATGGTCCATGTGGTCGTGTTCTTTATTTTTATTGTGTCGAATGCCGGCGGTTTGCTCACGCCGATTGGCGATCCACCGCTCTTTTTGGGATTTATGAAAGGGGTGCCGTTTTTTTGGACATTGGAACATCTCTGGCCGCAGTGGCTCATGGTAAATGTGATCCTGCTGGTGGTGTTTAACATTTGGGACCAGATCGCGCTCAATCGCGAGGAAGCAGCCCGCGAGGGAAGCCAGCTCGAACGATTGATGGATAATGAGCCGCTGCGGATCATCGGCCTGCATAATGTGCTATTTCTGCTAGGAATCGTCGGCGTGATCATTGCCAAGGGAAGCGGCTTATTGGGGAAGGGTTTTGGCCCGCAAGAGGGACTCATGGCATTAATCGCCGTGGCCGCCTATTTGGTCACCAGCCCCGTGATCCGACAAAAAAATAATTTTGGCTTTGGGCCGATCATCGAAGTCGCGGTCCTCTTTGCTGGAATCTTTATCACGATGATTCCCGCCCTGCAAATCCTGGGCGTACGAGGGGGAGAACTGGGCCTGGACCAGCCGTGGGAATTCTTTTGGGCGAGCGGGATTTTATCCAGCTTTTTGGACAATGCCCCGACGTACCTGACGTTTGCCGCCGCGGCCAGCGGGATGTTACACGTCGATGTCAACCAGCCGGGGTACCTGGCCGAGCTATTAAAAACTGCGCAAGGACCGGCGCTGCTGATGGCGATTTCCTGCGGTTCGGTCCTCATGGGGGCCAACACCTACATCGGCAACGGGCCAAACTTTATGGTCAAGGCCATCGCCGAGGAAAACGGGGTGCGCATGCCCAGCTTCTTTGGTTATATGGCGTATTCAGTGGGAATCCTCATCCCGATCTTTGTGGTGGTGACGGTGGTGTTCTTTTGGTAG
- a CDS encoding sugar phosphate isomerase/epimerase family protein, giving the protein MNTKFMLLQPRLGFCSWSVRPRHPADLVQAAHDIGLGQVQLALDPFHEQPRVWETGWEALRVAEVKIASGMVGCVGEDYSSIAAIHRTGGVLPDETWPASWKNFQTVLPLAASAGITQITMHAGFIPPDSGDPIYAKILDRMTQVADLFATRGIVICLETGQEAAETLLAFLQRLKRPNVGINFDPANMLLYGSGDPLSALELLLPHVRSCHIKDAIRSPVKGEWGTEVPVGQGEVNWNGFFGILERQAFQGNLMIEREAGDQRIADIRTAVDKIAKVVAAA; this is encoded by the coding sequence ATGAACACCAAATTCATGCTGTTACAGCCACGATTGGGTTTTTGCAGTTGGTCGGTTCGCCCCCGGCACCCCGCGGACTTGGTTCAGGCCGCGCACGACATCGGCCTGGGCCAGGTGCAATTAGCCCTGGACCCCTTTCACGAGCAACCCCGCGTATGGGAAACCGGCTGGGAGGCCCTGCGCGTGGCCGAAGTCAAGATCGCCAGCGGCATGGTCGGCTGCGTGGGTGAGGACTATAGCAGTATCGCGGCGATTCACCGGACCGGCGGCGTCTTGCCCGACGAGACCTGGCCCGCCAGTTGGAAGAATTTTCAAACTGTGTTGCCGCTGGCCGCCTCGGCGGGTATCACCCAAATCACGATGCACGCGGGCTTTATTCCCCCTGATTCCGGCGACCCGATCTATGCTAAAATTTTAGACCGGATGACCCAGGTAGCGGATCTGTTTGCCACGCGCGGCATTGTGATCTGCCTAGAAACTGGCCAGGAAGCAGCGGAGACGCTGTTGGCTTTTTTACAGCGATTAAAACGGCCGAATGTGGGGATCAACTTTGACCCCGCGAATATGCTCCTGTACGGCAGTGGCGACCCTCTCTCCGCGCTCGAGCTGTTGTTGCCCCATGTGCGCAGTTGTCATATCAAGGACGCGATCCGCTCGCCGGTCAAGGGAGAATGGGGAACCGAGGTCCCCGTGGGCCAGGGAGAAGTCAATTGGAATGGGTTTTTTGGCATTTTGGAACGGCAGGCATTTCAAGGGAACTTGATGATCGAACGTGAGGCGGGGGACCAGCGCATTGCGGATATTCGCACCGCGGTGGATAAAATTGCAAAGGTCGTAGCGGCGGCTTAG